The following are encoded in a window of Ranitomeya variabilis isolate aRanVar5 chromosome 6, aRanVar5.hap1, whole genome shotgun sequence genomic DNA:
- the COA1 gene encoding cytochrome c oxidase assembly factor 1 homolog isoform X1: MAMVVWSGRMPVPLRNLQHMAIYLGVVSGGGCAMMYYLIQKSFAQKEYYLDALQKLQSQSNVLEMLGAPPLKVHNLRLTDKYNHVDKTTAQIKIPVSGTTMGGYLYSTAVKDQFSRRWNLQDVMLKLNNGESVPIYHSDVCPDEAKDISSHVP, encoded by the exons GAAGGATGCCAGTGCCTTTGCGGAACCTTCAACATATGGCCATTTATTTGGGTGTAGTGTCAGGAGGAGGATGTGCCATGATGTATTATTTGATTCAGA AATCCTTTGCGCAGAAAGAATATTACTTGGATGCGCTGCAGAAACTTCAGTCCCAGTCTAATGTGTTAGAGATGTTAGGAGCACCACCTCTTAAGGTCCACAATCTTCGGCTTACAGACAAATACAACCATGTTGATAAGACAACAGCCCAG ATCAAGATACCAGTGTCGGGAACCACAATGGGCGGGTATCTCTACAGCACAGCTGTCAAAGACCAGTTCAGCCGAAG GTGGAATTTACAAGATGTCATGCTAAAACTGAATAATGGTGAAAGCGTTCCGATTTACCACTCCGATGTCTGTCCTGATGAGGCGAAAGACATAAGCAGTCATGTACCTTAA
- the COA1 gene encoding cytochrome c oxidase assembly factor 1 homolog isoform X2 yields the protein MPVPLRNLQHMAIYLGVVSGGGCAMMYYLIQKSFAQKEYYLDALQKLQSQSNVLEMLGAPPLKVHNLRLTDKYNHVDKTTAQIKIPVSGTTMGGYLYSTAVKDQFSRRWNLQDVMLKLNNGESVPIYHSDVCPDEAKDISSHVP from the exons ATGCCAGTGCCTTTGCGGAACCTTCAACATATGGCCATTTATTTGGGTGTAGTGTCAGGAGGAGGATGTGCCATGATGTATTATTTGATTCAGA AATCCTTTGCGCAGAAAGAATATTACTTGGATGCGCTGCAGAAACTTCAGTCCCAGTCTAATGTGTTAGAGATGTTAGGAGCACCACCTCTTAAGGTCCACAATCTTCGGCTTACAGACAAATACAACCATGTTGATAAGACAACAGCCCAG ATCAAGATACCAGTGTCGGGAACCACAATGGGCGGGTATCTCTACAGCACAGCTGTCAAAGACCAGTTCAGCCGAAG GTGGAATTTACAAGATGTCATGCTAAAACTGAATAATGGTGAAAGCGTTCCGATTTACCACTCCGATGTCTGTCCTGATGAGGCGAAAGACATAAGCAGTCATGTACCTTAA